The Procambarus clarkii isolate CNS0578487 chromosome 24, FALCON_Pclarkii_2.0, whole genome shotgun sequence genomic interval AGTGTGGATGACTGGTAATATTAATAATATCCACGTATAATAAAAGTACTGAAAACCTCCACAATCAAAATATTGGCCAATAAAGCAGGTGTGGAGAGCATCACCTTGTCGTCGCCTTAAGACACAATAAGAACACTaaccaccaaacaacacactaACAAGCAACCACTCAACAAATTAACCACTTAACAATAATGAAAACCAAACCACCGTAACAAACAAATAGGAATAATGAAAAACATACAAACAATTTGCGATAAACAAACAtgcatattcccccccccccctcaggtaagcctccctccctccctctcaccttccctctcaccctccctccctccctctctctcaccctcccctctaCCCTCccacctctaccttccctcctGTAACAATGAGATTCTGGCATTAGGTGACAAGCcagactcgcacacacacactacgagtcAAAGCTATATCCCTGAATTCCGGTGGAAGCTAAGCCTCTTATAGCGTTAAGTGAGCTTTTTAGCTGCCACGACAAACAGGAGGCGATTATTCTTCCATATAGGACGGGCAACTGTGTAAATAAgatactgtgggtgtgtgtgtgggggggggggggagggggggggagggggggtcagtGATGGGTGCCAGCGTTTGCTTGTgttacacccccaccccccaccccgtgtgtgtggggggggggtggggggtccgCGGTAGGTGttacaggtgtacatgtatactacaggtgtacatgtataccacaggtgtacatgtataccacaggtgtcacaggtgtacatatataccacatgtgtacatgtataccacaggtgtacatgtataccacaggtgttacaggtgttcaTGTATACCACAAGTGttacaggtgtacatgtataccacaggtgttacaggtgtacatgtataccacaggtgttacaggtgtacatgtataccacaggtgttacaggtgtacatgtataccacaggtgttacaggtgtacatgtataccacaggtgtacatgtataccacgTTCAACTGTTCAACAAAGGGTTCTCAGTTGGCTTCGGGTTGTTTTTAAGGAGGAGGTCGCTGGTTTTCTTTGTCTTATAGTATATGGTGTCTATGTTTTGCTCAGACGTTGTGCTTTTAACTTCTTTACggaatatttcttttattattctttaatctctctctttcactgGCGTGCGACTCACTGGCGTGCGACTCACTGGCGTGCGACTCACTGGCGTGCGACTCACTGGCGTGCGACTCACTGGCGTGCGACTCACTGGCGTGCGACTCACTGGCGTGCGACTCACTGGCGTGCAAGCGACTGGCGTGCGACTCACTGGCGTGCGACTCACTGGCGTGCGACTCACTGGCGTGCGACTCACTGGCGTGCGACTCACTGGCGTGCAAGCGACTGGCGTGCGACTCACTGGCGTGCGACTCACTGGCGTGCGACTCACTAGCGTGCAAGCGACTGGCGTGCGACTCACTAGCGTGCAAGCGACTGGCGTGCGACTCACTGGCGTGCGACTCACTGGCGTGCGACTCACTGGCGTGCAAGCGACTGGCGTGCGACTCACTGGCGTGCGACTCACTGGCGTGCGACTCACTGGCGTGCGACTCACTGGCGTGCGACTCACTGGCGTGCGACTCACTGGCGTGCGACTCACTGGCGTGCAAGCGACTGGCGTGCGACTCACTGGCGTGCGACTCACTGGCGTGCGACTCACTGGCGTGCAAGCGACTGGCGTGCGACTCACTGGCGTGCGACTCACTGGCGTGCGACTCACTAGCGTGCAAGCGACTCGCGTGCGACTCACTGGCGTACGACTCACTGGCGTGCGACTCACTGGCGTGCGACTCACTGGCGTGCGACTCACTGGCGTGCGACTCACTGGCGTGCAAGTGACTCGTGTGCGACTCACTGGCGTGCGACTCACTGGCGTGCGACTCACTGGCGTGCGACTCACTGGCGTACGACTCACTGGCGTGCAAGTGACTCGTGTGCGACTCACTGGCGTGCGACTCACTGGCGTGCAAGTGAGTGGCGTGCCGGAAGGTCCATATGCCCTTACTGCTAACTCCACTTCCCGTTGAACAAAATAAGAATGAAAACTAAATACATGGGGAAAAATGAATGGAGTCTATCAACGTCAAGAGCGCCCATGTAACGCGCTCCTCCAGGCGACTTTGTCTCTTGAACCATTACCCCATAGAGCCCATCATCGCTTATTCATGGCAGCGCTTCGAGAGACTTCTGCCGCACACGCAATACTCACCCTTCAGGTATTCGACCATAGAGGCGAAATTGTCAACCACCTCCGTAGGCTCCAAGTATCATAGGCAGATGAATGGTACTGTTTACACTGGATGTTTCATACTGGCGATAAATGGCGACTTAACGGAAGATATCACATACGGGCGAAAATCGGCGTCAAATTCGGAGGGAATTTCCACCTTGAGGAATCCATGAGGAATGGCGCTATCATTACCCAGGTTCGCAATTGTTGCTCTCGGCTACATTGTTTACACGGAAGCGACCTCAATGGTCAGTGTGTTTGCCAGCCAggcggagagggagggagagtgggagggagggagggtgagagggagggagagtgggagggagggaggatgggagggagggtgagagggagggagagtgggagggagagggagggagggagggtgagagggagggagagtgggagggagggaggatgggagggagggtgagagggagggagagtgggagggagagggagggagggagggagggtgagagggag includes:
- the LOC138368264 gene encoding uncharacterized protein yields the protein MGSMGGVSSKGIWTFRHATHLHASESHASESHTSHLHASESYASESHASESHASESHASESHTSHLHASESHASESHASESHASESHASESYASESHASRLHASESHASESHASESHASRLHASESHASESHASESHASRLHASESHASESHASESHASESHASESHASESHASESHASRLHASESHASESHASESHASRLHASESHASRLHASESHASESHASESHASRLHASESHASESHASESHASESHASESHASRLHASESHASESHASESHASESHASESHASESHASESHAIIHTYIISHPHLYYQSSTLILPVIHTYITSHPHLYYQSSTLILPVIHTYIISHPHLYYQSSTLILPVIHTYTARHPHSYYQSSTLILPVIHTYTTSHPHLYYQSSTLILQGIHTNITRTPG